Proteins encoded together in one Macadamia integrifolia cultivar HAES 741 chromosome 8, SCU_Mint_v3, whole genome shotgun sequence window:
- the LOC122086250 gene encoding uncharacterized protein LOC122086250: MSPNKTQNLLQHHHYYSQIMDQPEELQPPPPLPSQTQTQEPFSLPSMSEIVVFRDDDDEEEDEDKHGDSPSPSSSDAEDTHHLSTTASASSAAPGTVPPGIHQRAPVYINPEPHISSQFYTFNRDSHALMVQCILDRRLATPEEIRRATPRPVLSSWRSVWKDRNEDTAYLTAWKRIQDKLNAHVDAHGNEVLYFKNNSQQYVSHIDQWQDIVMSFHGDADLKHLGLKETIERIKQVWTVGAKFYGIPESFIRVCVASCPVCSDASGSATRTKRRRFEYTESFDVPAKEVPHRLQQLAAKHKVVLCIRQKYIRYKPFMAEVKDYACHRAGEPAVKKSRILKREPYASKRCGCGFRIRAIVPIANYNEKDKTFVYEEEGMAVFKLYAVHSGHEPGPLDGNARIIHRVVGHKSGFLMDQDAVYGMNEDTETDAFSLMGKDDGDFQLAVLHQVQELRAEIGMLEGRITKMPHELLGSLSRELSEVVNRVRSIGEDASRPIGLLHDEQRVEDVLVAENELAHWGDHHHDRLYGVGKDTELIEEDDDSFEQTLGDVASWDRMRTECRSRKSLMNDSCKSDKWLKDACGDFDEKSILNCEDSKLIKPMRHDGTIDASLVGIQDLATGAMIGRMHGSLYTGLNSSVP, translated from the exons ACAAGAGcccttctctcttccttccatGTCAGAAATTGTGGTTTTCAGAGACGAcgacgacgaagaagaagacgaagacaaACACGGCGACTCCCCAAGCCCTAGTTCCTCCGACGCCGAAGACACCCATCACCTCTCCACCACTGCTTCCGCCTCGTCTGCTGCTCCTGGCACAGTCCCCCCTGGCATACACCAGCGTGCACCGGTCTACATCAACCCTGAACCCCATATCTCCTCTCAATTCTACACCTTTAACCGCGATTCCCATGCTCTGATGGTCCAGTGCATTCTAGACCGTCGCCTTGCTACGCCTGAAGAGATACGCCGCGCTACCCCTCGGCCTGTCCTCAGTAGCTGGCGCTCCGTCTGGAAGGACCGGAACGAGGACACCGCTTACCTCACGGCTTGGAAGCGCATCCAAGATAAGCTCAACGCTCACGTCGACGCTCACGGTAACGAGGTATTGTATTTCAAGAACAATTCTCAGCAGTATGTGTCTCACATTGATCAGTGGCAAGACATCGTCATGAGCTTTCACGGTGATGCTGATCTCAAGCACCTAGGGCTTAAGGAGACTATTGAACGAATCAAGCAAGTTTGGACCGTAGGAGCCAAATTCTACGGTATTCCTGAATCATTTATTAGGGTTTGTGTTGCCTCCTGTCCTGTTTGCTCTGATGCTTCAGGGTCCGCTACCAGGACTAAACGCCGCAGATTTGAGTATACGGAGTCGTTCGATGTTCCTGCCAAGGAGGTCCCTCACCGTCTGCAGCAGCTGGCGGCAAAGCATAAGGTTGTCCTTTGTATTCGTCAGAAGTATATCAGGTACAAACCATTCATGGCGGAGGTTAAGGATTATGCTTGTCATCGGGCTGGGGAGCCTGCGGTGAAGAAATCAAGGATTTTGAAGAGGGAGCCTTATGCCTCGAAGCGGTGCGGCTGTGGGTTCCGGATTAGGGCAATTGTTCCAATTGCAAACTATAATGAGAAGGACAAGACATTTGTGTATGAGGAAGAGGGGATGGCTGTGTTCAAGCTTTACGCTGTCCATTCTGGACATGAACCAGGGCCGTTGGACGGAAACGCTAGGATCATACATAGAGTTGTTGGGCATAAAAGTGGATTCTTGATGGATCAGGATGCTGTTTATGGGATGAATGAGGATACCGAGACAGATGCATTTTCCCTTATGGGTAAGGATGATGGTGATTTTCAGCTTGCAGTTTTGCACCAGGTGCAGGAACTTAGGGCTGAAATTGGGATGCTTGAGGGCAGAATCACAAAAATGCCGCATGAGCTGTTGGGTTCGTTGTCTAGAGAACTGTCAGAAGTTGTGAATAGGGTTAGGAGCATAGGGGAGGATGCATCTAGGCCGATTGGATTACTTCACGATGAGCAGCGGGTTGAAGATGTTCTAGTGGCAGAGAATGAGCTGGCACATTGGGGTGACCACCACCATGATCGGTTATATGGGGTTGGGAAGGACACTGAGCTCATTGAGGAGGACGATGACAGTTTTGAGCAGACACTTGGGGATGTCGCATCTTGGGATCGAATGAGGACTGAATGTAGGAGTAGAAAATCTCTGATGAATGATAGCTGTAAATCTGACAAATGGTTGAAGGATGCCTGTGGTGATTTCGATGAGAAGAGCATCCTCAATTGTGAGGATTCGAAGTTAATTAAGCCCATGAGGCATGATGGTACAATTGATGCCAGTCTTGTTGGTATACAG GACTTGGCGACGGGGGCAATGATTGGTAGAATGCATGGTAGTCTCTATACCGGATTGAATTCCTCTGTGCCATAG
- the LOC122086791 gene encoding uncharacterized mitochondrial protein AtMg00810-like translates to MLIVYVDDIVVTSNDTYEIFELKAYLGKEFEIKDLRRLKYFLGIQVVHSTKGIVFSQRNYTLDLLLETGMLGCKHLDTPNEVSSHLRSKEGETVDKGPYQRLVERLIYLSYIRQDIAHAISLVPYMIIALLLATYCTFVDGNLVTWHSKKQSVVARSSAEAKFRAMAHGICELLWL, encoded by the exons ATGCTTatagtatatgtggatgatattgttgttactagCAATGATACATATGAAATCTTTGAACTCAAAGCCTATCTTGGTAaggagtttgagatcaaggacctaAGAAGGCTGAAATACTTTCTTGGTATTCAGGTGGTACATTCAACCAAGGGTATTGTTTTCTCTCAAAGAAATTATACTTTGGACCTCCTCTTAGAGACTGGTATGTTAGGGTGTAAACACCTGGATACTCCTAATGAGGTTAGCTCTCATCTCAGAAGCAAGGAGGGTGAAACTGTTGATAAAGGTCCGTATCAAAGGCTAGTTGAAAGACTCATATATCTATCCTACATAAGACAAGACATAGCTCATGCAATAAGTTTG GTTCCCTACATGATCATAGCTCTACTATTGGCTACTTACTGTACATTTGTTGATGGTAACTTGGTTACGTGGCACAGTAAGAAGCAGTCAGTTGTGGCTCGATCAAGTGCAGAGGCAAAATTTCGAGCTATGGCGCATGGGATTTGCGAGCTGCTTTGGTTGTAG